In Phyllopteryx taeniolatus isolate TA_2022b chromosome 13, UOR_Ptae_1.2, whole genome shotgun sequence, the following are encoded in one genomic region:
- the LOC133487527 gene encoding interferon alpha-inducible protein 27-like protein 2A, producing MGLLTCIAVAAGATGSVALAPVALGAIGFTSAGIAVSSYAASMMSAAAVANGGGVAAGSLVAILQSVGMAGLSGPASAAVAGAGGTVAGIIAALV from the exons ATGGGACTGT TGACGTGCATTGCGGTTGCTGCGGGCGCAA CTGGTTCGGTGGCTCTGGCTCCGGTCGCCTTGGGGGCCATCGGCTTCACTTCTGCGGGAATTGCAGTGAGCTCGTACGCCGCGAGCATGATGTCAGCCGCGGCCGTCGCCAACGGAGGAGGGGTGGCGGCAGGGAGCCTGGTGGCCATCTTGCAGTCTGTGG GTATGGCTGGTTTGTCAGGTCCCGCCTCTGCAGCTGTGGCCGGTGCAGGAGGAACTGTGGCAGGAATCATCGCTGCACTTGTCTGA